One genomic window of Niveibacterium sp. SC-1 includes the following:
- a CDS encoding PAS domain S-box protein, whose translation MIDLVLGACVGLLAGLLTAGGWWRSRSGSRELAQLVEQSGEIAIHACRRNGEIVLWNAAAERLYGLAANAVIGRKLHELLLPEAEHLPFRLDNERLFDGGRASAPFADIAATLPDGRHILVRSTPMRLGYRGETLVFRLDTDLSVQDALRQQLMGARARLRALSQLPQVGLFETDAGGLLRESSPLFERLAGATRGEHWARLAVPEDAARLADGEAAARRGSPSELELRIRNGQERRLRVQLAAVSEAGTAGGSLVGLAEDISAMRTAEAALRESESKFSRIFHLMPELVMITSQRDGVLLEANDAWEALSGWPRHEAIGRNTRELGLWPTDLDREAMLHRIAEEGGFAGLLDFRRRDGSPLRAEAYVRRIEFAGEPCLLSIVRDVSAAQRLADEAEHARRALLASEAMFAGAFEANPDYISITRASDGKILHANSAFTQLTLWPREQALGMTTIELGLWAYEEDRARVLKQLQRDGTVRDSPATLRRRDGVLRSCLMNTAMFDIEGESCLLAIVRDITTQQETEAAHRESEARFAAFFDMAPIGLVVTDTDGRFERVNQRWCDLFGWSVEEAAGHTTDELSPRHFDDRPARQRMYEELMEVGATTLADLQLRDREDRPVFVTMRGRRIRIGDRERLLWSVEDVGALRAAQARIEELNAGLEVRVSERTRELSEALERLERAQDNLVRAEKLAALGGLVAGIAHDLNTPIGNCVMAASSFRELTRELHEAASGGTLRRSSLERYMSDALGVADVLDRGLARASTLISSFKQVAADQTSEQRRNFRLGQLIDEILLMLAPSLKRARLRVERSIAEDIWLDSYPGPLGQVITNLVTNALAHAFDEQPEGVLRIAGERAGEDEVALRIEDNGAGIPAELLEKVFAPFFTTKREKGGTGLGLHIVSSLVRQKLGGRVEARSQPGEGTTFVIRLPVHAPADTPGEDLTQTEIFSSVTQTYGSEHS comes from the coding sequence ATGATCGACCTGGTGCTCGGCGCCTGCGTGGGGCTGCTGGCGGGTCTGCTGACCGCGGGGGGCTGGTGGCGATCGCGCTCGGGCAGCCGCGAGCTCGCACAATTGGTCGAGCAGTCCGGCGAGATCGCGATCCATGCCTGCCGGCGCAACGGCGAGATCGTGCTCTGGAACGCCGCGGCGGAACGCCTCTACGGCCTTGCCGCCAATGCGGTGATCGGTCGCAAGCTGCATGAGCTGCTGCTGCCTGAAGCCGAGCATCTGCCCTTTCGCCTCGACAACGAAAGACTCTTCGACGGTGGCCGGGCGAGCGCCCCCTTCGCCGACATCGCGGCCACCCTGCCCGACGGCCGCCACATCCTCGTGCGCAGTACGCCGATGCGCCTGGGCTACCGCGGCGAGACTCTGGTCTTTCGCCTCGACACCGACCTCTCGGTCCAGGACGCCCTGCGACAACAGTTGATGGGCGCCCGCGCCCGGCTGCGGGCGCTCTCGCAGCTCCCCCAGGTCGGCCTCTTCGAAACCGATGCCGGGGGCCTGCTGCGCGAATCGAGCCCGCTCTTCGAACGCCTTGCCGGCGCCACCCGCGGCGAACACTGGGCGCGCCTCGCGGTGCCCGAAGACGCCGCCCGCCTTGCCGACGGCGAAGCCGCGGCCCGCCGCGGCAGCCCGAGCGAACTCGAACTGCGGATCCGCAATGGGCAGGAGCGGCGCCTGCGGGTGCAGCTCGCGGCGGTGAGCGAAGCCGGAACGGCAGGTGGCAGCCTCGTCGGCCTGGCCGAAGACATCAGCGCGATGCGCACCGCGGAGGCAGCCCTGCGCGAGAGCGAGAGCAAGTTCTCGCGCATCTTCCACCTGATGCCCGAGCTGGTGATGATCACCTCGCAGCGTGACGGCGTCCTGCTCGAAGCCAATGACGCCTGGGAGGCCCTGTCCGGATGGCCGCGCCACGAGGCCATCGGCCGCAACACGCGGGAACTGGGCCTGTGGCCCACCGACCTGGACCGCGAGGCGATGCTGCATCGGATTGCCGAAGAGGGCGGCTTCGCCGGCCTGCTCGATTTCCGGCGGCGCGACGGCAGCCCGCTGCGCGCCGAGGCTTATGTGCGTCGCATCGAATTCGCCGGCGAACCCTGCCTCCTCTCCATCGTGCGCGATGTGAGCGCCGCGCAGCGCCTGGCCGACGAGGCCGAGCACGCCCGCCGCGCCCTGCTCGCCTCCGAGGCCATGTTCGCCGGCGCCTTCGAGGCCAACCCCGACTACATCTCGATCACGCGGGCCTCGGACGGCAAGATCCTGCATGCCAACAGCGCCTTTACCCAACTGACGCTCTGGCCGCGCGAACAGGCCCTGGGCATGACGACCATAGAACTGGGGCTGTGGGCTTACGAGGAAGACCGTGCCCGCGTGCTCAAGCAACTGCAGCGCGACGGCACCGTGCGCGACTCGCCTGCCACGCTGCGCCGTCGCGACGGCGTGTTGCGCAGCTGCCTGATGAACACGGCGATGTTCGACATCGAGGGCGAATCCTGTTTGCTCGCGATCGTGCGCGACATCACCACGCAACAGGAGACGGAAGCCGCGCACCGCGAAAGCGAGGCGCGTTTCGCCGCCTTCTTCGACATGGCACCGATCGGCCTGGTCGTCACCGACACCGATGGCCGCTTCGAACGGGTCAACCAGCGCTGGTGCGATCTCTTCGGCTGGAGCGTCGAGGAAGCCGCCGGCCACACGACGGACGAACTGAGCCCCCGCCACTTCGACGATCGGCCGGCCCGCCAGCGGATGTACGAGGAACTGATGGAGGTGGGCGCCACCACGCTCGCCGACCTCCAGCTGCGCGATCGCGAGGACCGGCCGGTGTTCGTCACGATGCGCGGCCGGCGCATCCGCATCGGCGACCGCGAGCGCCTGCTCTGGTCCGTGGAGGATGTCGGCGCCCTGCGCGCGGCACAGGCGCGCATCGAGGAACTCAACGCCGGGCTTGAAGTGCGGGTGAGCGAGCGCACCCGCGAACTGAGCGAGGCACTCGAACGCCTGGAACGCGCCCAGGACAACCTGGTGCGGGCCGAGAAGCTCGCCGCGCTGGGCGGTCTGGTGGCCGGCATTGCGCACGACCTGAACACGCCGATCGGCAACTGCGTCATGGCGGCCAGCAGCTTCCGCGAGCTGACCCGTGAGCTGCATGAGGCGGCCAGCGGCGGCACGCTCAGACGCTCCAGCCTCGAGCGCTACATGAGCGATGCCCTGGGCGTCGCCGATGTGCTCGACCGCGGCCTCGCGCGCGCCAGCACCCTGATCTCCAGCTTCAAGCAAGTGGCCGCAGACCAGACCAGCGAGCAGCGCCGCAATTTCCGCCTCGGCCAGCTGATCGACGAGATCCTCCTGATGCTCGCGCCCTCGCTCAAGCGCGCCCGGCTCCGGGTCGAGCGCAGCATCGCCGAGGACATCTGGCTCGACAGCTATCCCGGCCCCCTAGGGCAAGTAATCACCAACCTCGTCACCAACGCACTTGCCCACGCCTTCGACGAGCAGCCCGAGGGCGTGCTGCGCATCGCGGGCGAACGTGCCGGCGAGGATGAAGTCGCACTGCGGATCGAAGACAATGGGGCCGGTATTCCAGCGGAGCTGCTGGAGAAGGTCTTTGCCCCCTTCTTCACCACCAAGCGCGAAAAAGGTGGCACCGGACTGGGCCTGCACATCGTGAGCAGCCTGGTGCGGCAAAAGCTGGGCGGCCGGGTGGAGGCGCGCAGCCAACCCGGCGAGGGCACGACATTCGTGATCCGCCTGCCGGTGCACGCGCCGGCGGACACACCGGGCGAGGATCTCACCCAGACCGAGATCTTCTCCTCCGTCACACAGACATACGGCAGCGAGCATTCATGA